In Oncorhynchus tshawytscha isolate Ot180627B linkage group LG24, Otsh_v2.0, whole genome shotgun sequence, the genomic window agagaattctcttcgattataatcacagccgtatatatccccccccaagcagacacatcgatggctctgaacgaactttatttaactctctgcaaactggaaacgatttatctacaagcatttcgctacactcgcattaacatctgctaaccatgtgtatgtgacaaataaaatttgatttgatttgattagcctaggaacagtgggttaactgcctgttcaggggcagaatgacagatttgtaccttgtcagctcaggggtttgaacttgcacccttccggttactagtccaacactctaaccactaggctaccctgatacAACCCTTCCCAAAATTATTTTAATTCcagattgtaaggcaacaaaataggaaaaatgccaaagagGTGAATAGTTTCTCAAGTCTCTGTTTGTGTTCAGCAACTATCTGAACTGTCACTCAAGCTTCAAAAgtgaaactgcacattttttttCTGCACACAGGTCATTCACCAAGGAAGGGTGTTCAGTGCCGTGTCAGAGCAGCCAGgccgacacacacacaactcagccAGAGAGGGATTCAGGATAACTTTTTCCAGGGTGTCAAACTGAATGGTGGAAGACAGAGTCCTCATTCAGAAGGTTTTTTTTCAATAGCTTGGCGAGAAACATGGAGGCTACAATGTTCTCTCAAGGAGGTCGGGCAGAGGACAATACAGGATACAACCAGTTCATAGAGGAGCTGAAGGTGCTTTTGGCGCAGTAGGAGGATGCAGGAGCACTCTacggagaaacagagatagaatCTGTCTGGTTTGGATTGACTGTCCAAATACGGTCATACAGATCTACAGACAGTACAGGAACACTGATGGTAAAGATAAAGGAGAGATTCCAGACGGACTTAAAGATCTGGCGGTCAGCAccatccccatctccagtccAGAATGCCAGCAGGATTTTTCTAAAATGAATCTGATTGGCTCCTGAACCTGCACCTCAATACCTCCACCATATCAGGGCTACTCTTTCTGAACCTTGTTGACCCAACCCCGGACCAAATTCATCCTAGTACTCTACGTGAGGTCATGGATTGTTAAAGAACACAGACGTGTCACAGACACCAGGAGCAAAAACGTGAAATAGGGAGGAGAAGACTCACGAGAAAATGGCTGTTTTGCGGGAGGATTTGGAAAACTAAGGTAGGGATAGGGATATCTCTTTCCTTTACAAACTTGTTCTGTACTGTGAAGTTAATCTGAATATGGGCTTCATACTTTCATAGGCAGGAGGCCTGTACATTATCAATTGTGTTCTGCAGTAGCCTACATTGACACATTTTATTGGAAGTATATGATATATAAGTATATGATATtgtgatataaaaatcaaacgaTTGTAATATGATTTGTTCTACTGCTACATTGATGTCTTTAAAAAGTATATGAAATGCGGGTCTTGTAAGCCCCACTGCTGAGTATGCATGCATATGGTGGGTGTTCTGCCtcccaaaaaaataaatgtttctgtACATTGATGTCCTTAAAATTGTATAAGAAATTCAGATTTGTAAGCCCCAGAGCTATACTAGATTATGTGGGCACAGTATATGTTTGAGACCAACGCGTGGCCGTCACGTGATGGTGACTGTGTGAGAAGCATCGCCAGTATCTCTCACATAAATAGAATGAGATTTACtttctatgatctctctccctctctgctccgaAGGACATAAGCCCTGAACTCTCATCTCTCAAGCGTTACACTTAATCATTTACTTAGACTCTATGCTGTAGGcacccaaaatatttgatcaacttccaaattgtgttttacaaaaaaaaaaagaaaagagaaataggctTTTGGCTTTTTCGTTCATCGTCAGTGAGTGAACTCCCCATCATTGGGAGaatcagtgaaactggaaagcaaGTTTAGAGCTACAATTTCCTCCTCGTATTGTAGCCTAGCTGTTTCATAGATTCAAGACAaggttgtttttattgatctcaggttctcagtttgtcagtgtcaaagtagctTGTCATTTCCATTATTTGTGTGGTATTAACAACGATTCTGtcaaagtctccagtcatgtaaaaatGATGAAGAATTGCGTTATAAGCGTTTATTTAAAAAAGGCCAACATTTTCCCGGACATTATTCTGCTAAAAATGTACCccaagtgcctctactctactgctccgATTCCGATATGCTAAAACCATGATATGAATGTAATGCTTTTCAATAAAAagggggagaggtggggtggggtggtgtggggtggggtggggtggggtggggtggggtggggtggggtggggtgggttggggtggtgtggggtggggtggggtggggtggtgtggggtggtgtggggtggggtggggtggggtggtgtggggtggggtggtgtggggtggagtgcggtggggtggggtggggtggtgtggggtggggtggggtggtgtggggtggggtgcggtggggtggggtggtgtggggtggagtgcggtggggtggggtggtgtggggtggagtgcggtggggtggggtggtgtggggtggggtggtgtggggtggggtggtgtggggtggggtgcgGTGGGGTGGGGTGCTTTGTGAAGTGCAATTCATTGGCTAAAACAGAGAGCGATCAATCAATTGAGtcgtagcagggtgttgcgttccgtcttcatagaggcgtgcgtaacgtCAATCAATCAATTCATAGAATATATTAGGCAGTGAAGTATTGCTGTCATGTATTTATCATGTGCATCATGTGCAAGCATCAAAATAGGAAACATATTAGTCATAAGATACCCTCTGAGCTatatattacactatatacagtgcatacaCACATTAGGGCTGGGAGCTGAttcaaaaaaaaataatatattcaCGATTCCTAACAGTGGTGagaaattggagaaaaaaaactccTTCACACGGAGTCAATTCCTTTTTTTAATCGGAATTCCTGTTATATAATCCAATGATGATCCGTTCCAGTGAGATGTCTGTTGTTGAGTTATTTGAGGTTAAGGAGTCCGTTTGAGGAGAAGAACTCGTTGAACGAAGTGCTGACCATCCACAGTACCAAAAGTAAACCCGGCAAACAAAATTAGGTTCTTAGGACGTCCTCAGGACGTCTTGAAATGGTCCCTATAAAGTGGTCAGGACTTTGTGTCATGGTCAcctggaggttttgtctagttcccgaCTTGTTCATGATGGTCAGACAGAGACATTCCCCCCATTACACATCAACCCTTGTTTCTTTTGTCTGATTGGTGATCAACTGATCCATTTACAACTAATACTTTTTTTGGGAAGGGAAACTTACAACTTAATGTTTAGGGAAACTTACACAAAAAGGTACGTTTCAACGTACGTTGTTTCAACTTCCATATGTGACACACTTTGACGTAGATTTATTACGTTGTGTACGTTTATTCACACAGAAATGATTATTCCACACGTCCTGACCTGGGATTTTAACATTCCAATCTTCCTGCTACGTCACCATGTCTGTGCCAATGATTGATTATACCTGTATTCCTACACTTTGCTCTTCAAAGCAAATTTCATCTCTGTAAAAAAAATACACTCAAGAAAAAAGtattatatttatcatagtgattgAGGAGTAACAGAATAATTCAGcctcaccaacattagacaactatactgaaaaccctcaaattgctgaaataagtataataataataaggaaaTCAAGGATAAGAGAATAATCAGATTAACCGCTAGCTAAAATAGCAGGGCAGTTGGCACTCTTTTTTTCTAAGCACAGAGAAGATGTATTATAGGTTATAGGTGTAAGGGACTTGTGACAATCTAAAGACTTTTTGGCACAGCATACTGCAAATCCAGcggttgtgagttcaaattcTAGGTGGGGTCATGTTGAAAAGTCTGTACGATCATGTCAATCCATcacgtgacaaaaaaaaaaaaaaactctaggggaccatgacacaacgtcccaGGAATGTCCTTAAAATATCCTCAGGGGATGTCCCCGTGACcaggaccatgacacaacgtcctAAAAATGTCCCCCCGGGACCAACTGGGAACTAGAAAAAGGTCCCCCAGTGAACGTTCCATTGGGACCATCATGCCATGTTCTTAGAATGTTCTCAGAGCGTCTGTGAGATAACGTTGTGCAGAAACCCTTTTAAGGGACCTAATGGAAATGTCCTCAAGATGTCGCCTGTTTGCTGGGAATCCTCAATCATGAATTGTTCAATTCCAAAATTCCGCatataaagaaagagagaaaaagaaaaatatTTATAGAACGTACAAAGTCAGCAATGGAATAGTATGTCATCACAATGGTGACAGTCAAGCACTCGCAAAGGAAGTGTCATCTACATCAATCCATTCCCAATCAGTCCTCGCAATGGACATGTTTCACCCATCAAACCAAAGTCAGTAATAAGTACTATAAAAACAAGCACATCTCCATGGGCATTGAAGTCACTCCGGGATGACGTTTCCTCTAGGTACAGATCTTGGATCAGTTTCCCCtaccttaatcctaaccttaactacTAGTGGGGCAAATGTAAAACTGACCCAACATCAGCGACTTGGGGCAACTTTTACCCTACTTCACTAAAGTCAGTAATGGTAATATCCATTTCATTGTGTTCCTTTAGGCGTAGAAAATGAGTTCAGGTATCTGACCGCCCTGTACTCCTGTGCCATTGGTGCTGTCTGACGAACATTGGAACTGGTACGTCACCTTCCCACACTGCACCTCTGTCATTCCTTCCTGACCAAAGTAACTCAACTCGTTCCCATCCAAAACTACAGAAGCCGTGTAGAACGTATCGGGTTCTATCTGCACGGGGTACTCAAACCACACGGGGAACGTGTTACTAGAACCATCAGAGAAGTATTTACTCAGGTTATGTCCAAGGAGAATGCCTTGGCGCTTGAGCTCGATCTTAGCCGAGTACTCTGCCGAGCCGCAGCTGGAGCCGTAGAGTCCGAACCCGGCGATGAAGACGCGTTTGTCCACGGCGAACTGGATGCTGTCGCACCGCCCTCGGTAACGCCATTGGTTGCTGCGGTAGGCGCAGGATTGGAACCGGTGGCAGCGCTGCGGAGATAACCCCTTCCGTGGCTGGCTGGCAAACAGGAGGTCCGGTTTCCTGGCAGCGGTGTACCACAGGAAGATGTCGTTTGTCTCATTCAGGGTCAGGACGCCCGATTGGGCGGCACCATTGGCGAAGTCGTCTAATGCCATGGTGGGGATACGGATCAGGAACACGGCCTTGCCGAGAACCttgaatagaatacagtacacaTTGGAACCATATAAACGTTGCTTTGCTACAAGAGCATTTCCTGTGTAACAAGTATGTTAGCGTGTCAGGGGAAATGCAAGGGAATATTAGACTTTTTCTTTTCTaattgttctactgtattattgactgtatgttttgtttactccatgtgtaactctgtgttgttgtatgtgtcgaactgctatgctttatcttggccaggtcgcagttgcaaaatgagaacttgctctcaactagcctacctggttaattaaaggtgaaataaatgaataaaaaataaaaataaagtatttcttcaaggaatgtagtgaactatgggtaaacattaaaaaaatatataaatacttgAGTAAAGACTCAAAAGTACTTAAGGACATTACAAGTATATGTACTTTGCTCCACAGATACATTTCATCAAAATCTACCATCAGAAATACCTTTCTCTTGTTGTCTATGGAGGTGGTGAGGTCCTGTCTCTGACACTCTGCCTCGGCCCAGCTCAGCGCTGCCTcaaacaccacctcctccttgGCGTTGAGGGTCTCTCTCTGGAGGATACTCTCTAGTGTCTGGGAATCGATGTCAGTGAAACCCTCCGACCGCAGGGCCAGCTCTGCCTGAGCGTCAATAACCTGGTGGGATGGAGGTGGACAGCAGAATGTAGCTAGTCTGGAATGATTCATTGAATTTTCTACACAGAGATCGTTTTTAACTAAAGGGCCAAGTTTCCTCTTTTAGCCAAATGACTCGTCGATGAACTAGGACTCAAGTATAAAGGACTTAGACTTGGGCTTGGAATCGAATGTGAtggagttaaccctaacccttattctaaccctaccccttattctaaccctaacccttattctaaccctaccCCTTattctaatcctaatcctaacccttattctaaccctaccccttattctaaccctaccCCTTattctaatcctaatcctaactcttattctaacccttattctaacactaacccttattctaatcctaatcctaacccttattctaaccctaccCCTTattctaatcctaacccttattctaatcctaacccttattctaatcctaacccttattctaaccctaccCCTTattctaatcctaatcctaacccttattctaaccctaccCCTTattctaatcctaatcctaacccttattctaaccctaccccttattctaaccctaccCCTTattctaatcctaacccttattctaaccctaacccttattctaacactaacccttattctaatcctaatcctaactcTTATTctaatcctaaacttaacccttattcaaaacataaccctaacccttattctaaccctaacccttattctaaccctaacccttattttaaccctaACTGTTATTctaatcctaaacttaacccttattcaaaacataaccctaacccttattctaaccctaacccttattctaaccctaacctttaccctaaccctaaccctaaccacttattctaaccctaacccttattctaacccttaccctaacccttattctaacccttaccctaaccctaaacccttatcctaaccctaaccctagccctaaacccttatcctatccctaaccctaaccctaaccccttatcctaaccctaaacccttatcctaaccctaaccctaaccctagccctaaacccttatcctatccctaaccctaaccttaaacccttatcctaaccctaaacacaatccttatcctaaccctaaacttaacccttattctaaccctaaccataaatttaatccttattctaacccttaccctaaccctaaacccttatcctaaccctaaccctaaccctagccctagccctaaaCCCTtatccctatccctaaccctagccctaaacccTTATCCTATCCCTAaccccttatcctaaccctaaacacaatccttatcctaaccctaaacttaacccttattctaaccctaaccataaacttaatccttattctaacccttaccctaaccctaaacccttatcctaaccctaaccctagccctagccctaaaCCCTtatccctatccctaaccctaacccttatcctaaccataaacccttattctaaccctaaacccttattctaaacctaaacccttattctaaccctaaacccttattctaaacctaaccctaccccttATCCTAACCATAAACTTAACCCTTtttctaaccctaattctaaaccttactctaaccctaaaccttattctaaccctaactcttattctaaacctaaccctaacccttatcctaaccctaacccttattctacaCCTAAACCCTACCCCTTATCCTAACCATAAACTTAACCCTTTTTCTAACTCTAATCCTAAAccttactctaaccctaaaccttattctaaccctaaaccttattctaaccctaactcttattctaaacctaaccctaacccttatcctaaccctaacccttattctacaCCTAAACCCTACCCCTTATCCTAACCATAAACTTAACCCTTTTTCTAACTCTAATCCTAAAccttactctaaccctaaaccttattctaaccctaaaccttactctaaccttaactcttattctaaacctaaccctaacccttatcctaaccctaaccctttttataaccctaaccttagtaACAGATCCGGAGtaaccaaataaagtgtgaccacgTATACATCACTCACCTCCCAGCAGCGTTGTGTGAGTTCGGGCTCTTCGAACAGACAGCTCTGTGACAGCAGGACGCAGGCATTCTTAGCGGACAGGCTAGTCTCTAGGAAGTTAACACAGGCTCTGGCCAGGTGAGGCACGATGTACTTCTTAGCAGCGTAGAGCGTGGCCAGCACTGTGTCAGCACTCAGGTCTATCTCGTCACAATAGATGTACCtggggaacaggtagaggagtTGGTTTAGTCGACAGGTTGTCAACAAAACATATTTCCAGGGCAGTGGATACATATAAAGTGCATTCAGACCCCATTTTGTTAACTTAAAACCTTGTTctaataccccataaggacaaagtgaaaacaggttttaagagattttggcaaatgtattaaaaactaaAACAGAAATACGTTATTTACATCTTTGTTTATATCTGTATTTTACATtacttttgctatgagactcaaaattgagctcttgattggagtccacctgtggtaaattcaatggattggacatgatttggaatggcacagttgacagtgcatttaagagcaaaaccaagctatgaggttgaaggaattgtccgtagagctccgggaaaggattgtgtcgaggcagagatcgggggaagggtaccaaaacatttctgcagcattgaaggtccccaggaacacaatggcctccatcattattaaatggaagaagtttggaaccaccaagactcttcctagagctggcctcccagccaaactgagcaatcgggggagaagggacttggtcagggaggtgaccaagaacccgatggtcactctgacaggacTCCAGAGTTCATCagcggagatgggagaaccttccagaaggacaaccatctctgcagcactccaccaatcagaccttttaAAGAgtggtaaaaggcacatgacagcccacttggagtttaccaaaaggcacctaaagactctcagaccatgataaaaaAAGATTCttcggtctgatgaaaccaagattgaaatctttggcctgaatgccaagcgtcaagtctgaaggaaacctggcaccatctctacggtgaagcatggtgttggcagcatcatgctgtggggatgtttttcagcagcagggattgggagactagtcaggatcaagggaaagatcaACTGATTttaaaggacagagagatccttgatgaaaaactgctccagagagctcaagaCTTCAgataaaggttcaccttccaacaggacaatgactctaagcactcagccaagacaaggcaggaatggcttcgggacaagcctctgaatgcccggacttgaactcgatctatCATCTctttagagacctgaaaatagctgtgcagcgacgttccccatacaacacgacagagcttgagaggatctgcagaaaagaatgagcgaaactccccaaatacaggtgtgccaagcttgtagcgtcatacccaagaagactcgaggctataaTCTCTGCCAAcaaaggagcttcaacaaagtactgagtaaagggtctgaaaacgttcTGTTTTAACAATTAAccacctgttttttgctttgtcattatggggtattgtgatgtcattatagggtattgtgatgtcattatggggtattttgatgtcattacggggtattgtgaggtcattatagggtattgtaatgtcattatggggtattgtgatgtcattatggggtattgtgtgtagattgatgagaatatatttattttttaatccattttagaataggttTGTAATGTAGCAACATTTTGaataagtaaaggggtctgaatattttccagaTGCAGTGGATAAAGAATGTGACCAACTGTTGACAGTATGTATTAGGTAGAGGTTGCTACAGTACAGATTCATTTACCAAATTTATATTCATGAGAGGACACCATAGACTGCGCTGAGGGTCAAACACATAACAACGTCAGcaactcaaatggcaccctattcgctgcataggaccctggtcaaaagtagtgcactacatagggaatagggtgcaatttggcgAGCAAACAGCACTGGATGTATTATTCAGGCAGCCTAGAGGACACCATTTGTTTTCATATTTCAGATGTATCCCGTAAAGCACAACAACAATGTATTTTCTGACACTGGTGTGAGGACTGGGAATATGTGAAAGGTAAAAATAGATATTAACTACAGTGAAGAGATATAGGGCTGGAGGCAGGAACACAGAGTTTAATCCATTTTGCAGTAACACAGCAGCTGGTATACTCCTACACACTTAtgcctcccaaatggcccccACTGTCTCCTACATAGTGAAacaccctacatagtgcactacttttgaccggagccccTATGAAGGCCTATTGGAcgctggtctaaagcagtgcactacatagggaatagggcaccatttgggagTTAGAACTGAGCTTATATACCACTCAGTACCCACACAGGGGCAGGAACAACacgactcacacaggagagaaacagcagagacgatgagagagagaaagaaagggaactGTACGTAACcataatattacatttgaaatgtctctttaACTACGTAACTTTTGCAAGTGTagtatttattgtttatttttgattgtttattatctattgtacttgctttgacaatgttaacatatgtttcccatgccaataaagctattcgaatttaattgagagagagagagagagagagagagagagagagagagagagagagagagagattgatgggGTGGCTGTGTGGAAATGTAACCATATTGCTTCAATTTATCCAATTTTCTCATCTTCACAAGTGTCTTATGTGTTAGTAGGGGGTATATAGTGCCTATGTGTTAGTAGGAGGTTTATTTGTGCTACAGAGACACAGGAGAAcaatgggagagagagcaaaatgggagagtagaggagagtagaggagaggagaggagaggagaggagaggagaggagaggagaggagaggagaggagaggagaggagaggagaggagaggagaaagagggaggtaaaaagacaaggagaggaggaaagagcagagggagaaaggaagcGAGGGGAAGAGTGaggtgaaagaggagaagaagagaggagaggtgaaagaggagaagaggagagaggaagagggaggtgaaagaagagaggggaggtgaaagaggagaagaggagaggagagaggaagagggaggtgaaagaggagagaagagaggagagaggaatagggaggtgaaagaagagaggggaggtgaaagaggagaagaggagaggagagaggagagaggaatagggaggtgaaagaagagaggggaggtgaaagaggagaagaggagaggagagaggaagagggaggtgaaagaggagaagaggaggagagaggaagatggaggtgaaagaggagaagaggagagaagagaggagagaggaatagggaggtgaaagaagagaggggaggtgaaagaggagaagaggagagaggaagatggaggtgaaagaggagaagaggagaggagagaggaatatggaggtgaaagaggagaagaggagagaggaagatggaggtgaaagaggagaagaggagagagggagagggaggtgaaagaagagaggggaggtgaaagaggagaggggaggtgaaacaggagaagaggagaggagagaggaagagggaggtgaaagaagggagggggtgaaagaggagaagaggagagaggaataggg contains:
- the btbd3b gene encoding BTB/POZ domain-containing protein 3, which translates into the protein MVDAKDRKMKCLTFLLMLPESVKSKSASSKSSKKTVNVGGASGGSTGSKLPPVCYEIITLKKKKKMAADIFPSAKKQGGGSSATVQEYQQQNLNNNNTIQNCNWQGLYSTIRERNSVMFNNELMADIHFVVGQTGGTQRLPGHRYVLAVGSSVFHAMFYGELAENKDEIRIPDVEPAAFLAMLKYIYCDEIDLSADTVLATLYAAKKYIVPHLARACVNFLETSLSAKNACVLLSQSCLFEEPELTQRCWEVIDAQAELALRSEGFTDIDSQTLESILQRETLNAKEEVVFEAALSWAEAECQRQDLTTSIDNKRKVLGKAVFLIRIPTMALDDFANGAAQSGVLTLNETNDIFLWYTAARKPDLLFASQPRKGLSPQRCHRFQSCAYRSNQWRYRGRCDSIQFAVDKRVFIAGFGLYGSSCGSAEYSAKIELKRQGILLGHNLSKYFSDGSSNTFPVWFEYPVQIEPDTFYTASVVLDGNELSYFGQEGMTEVQCGKVTYQFQCSSDSTNGTGVQGGQIPELIFYA